Genomic window (Ostrea edulis chromosome 9, xbOstEdul1.1, whole genome shotgun sequence):
tgtaaaaattaatacaataggagacatatttcaagccctataaaatctgtaaaattcaggagcttccggggcGGGGGCTTCGTCCCCCGGGCCCCTAACAGGGCTTCACCCTAGACCCTCTGAATCCGCCCCAACAGATGTAAATATCGATACATGAAAtgaaacacacaatgaataccACATTACAGTGTTGTGTATTCCttctatataataaaaaggttatattCTCTTTTATCAGGTTGTATGGGCCACCACGGAGTATCTGGGATGTGGAGAGAGATACTGTCCGTCCTTAGGGGGCTATCTCGTTGTGTGTAACTACGCACCTGCGTAAGTACATTTCCTACAGTGACAGATCTAGAGGGGTTACGGGCATTTCAAAGCCACTTTTGGTTGAATTTTTTTGTCCAActaattttttgtcatttttgggtCTTCAAACCACCTTTCTTGTCGGGAAAAGGTACAAACTTAGGTCgcttacacccccaccccccaccccttccAAAATAAATTCTGGATCCATCACTGCCACCGGTGCACGTTAATTACTAcacatttttgaaattgaaatttactaATGTTTATTTCGCACTAGCGAAATCTTTGGATGAgtttatcaacttgtatgtAATGTATGCATGACTGTTAGTCTTTTATTATTCTTCAGGTATtcttatatgcatgtacatacgTACGTAGagcaaatatatatacatatatatatatatatatttaaaaaatatgaaaagaaaacacagaaatcctccgtaaagctttagcgctttcattacatcttcagaagaaggtAAAGCTtttgaagatgtaatgaaagcgctaaagctttacggaggatttctgtgttttcttttcatatttttttaatattagtatccgattactgagactctatttcaattttggatgtatatatatatatatatatatatatatatatatatatatatatatacatatacacagtGAAACTTCTttaaaccggccggctctcggaccggaaaaaacggccggtttagagggatggccggtataccgagaatttagcaattatagacattttatctcaatattcacaaagtaggtactgttcactttgatctggtgatctatgatcaattatcggtggagatcaaattagtccgcttgtacctaaagataattatgaattacaagaaatattctcgctgaaatcatctaattttaaactgaaaatctataacaggatacataaagaaaacacagaggcctattattggaattcctcttacctataaaaactctgtttacattcatcgcttatgtcattaacaattttgtttagacgtttttaaaaagtacagtagtaaatgaaattgtaatttgaatatttctttggaattttaagtctaaggaaaccaagaaaattaatctatcttttaataattatcattaacagtcatgggtttgttctttattaactaccaCTTATATCCATACGAAAGTATGGCGAAgcaatatggcgtttgataaggtattcattcaataatttcctaactgttttttacattttgtacagaatttggaagggtctcttggattagctaGGTGTCAATTAACACgcttgacagcacaggtaaacaatagaaattgaagaggccactagtgtttttcacacctccgatGGATAATTTCATACCTGGCCAGTgggtcagtcaatttgcacacctggacgaTCTTAATTAACATTTGGCCaagattttcttgtcttcaaaaagtggccagtatgttaagggtaaattacacatgtttgttaacaaatgtactttaaaaagtggccgatgtccggttttcaggagtggccggttttgtaagactttctttgtaaggaaatgttaagatttctgccgggactttgaaaatcggccgatattcagggagaaccggtattctgaggggccggtttggagaagtttcactgtatatatatatatatatatatatatatatatatatatatatatatatatatatatatatatatatatatatatccaaattgtgtttttaaaaaaatatatatatatataaacatgttacATGGCcgacaggtgaagttgaaataCAATTTGCATTAATTTACTTCTTCCTAATGTTTTTAAAgtatttgattatatttcaatttcataatattCAATATGTCATATTACTGTCTGACTATGTAGCTTTAAACAGTATTGTAATGTAATTCAGAAGCAGTACCTAGCAATGCAAATCTAGTTTGTATAAGATAAAACAAAGCGATACTagtaattaacaaattttaaatctatttaaTTGTCTTTTGTAGGGGCAACTTTCCAACACAGCCCTACAAAAACTGTCAACCGTGTAGCAGATGTCCAGATGGATATAAATGTTCGGACAGATTGTGTCAACCTCCTTAAATGATTCCAGCAATTTGTCAACCTCCTTAAATGATTCCAACAATGTGTCAACCTCCTTAAATGATTCCACCAATGTGCCAACCTCCTTAAATGATTCCAGCAAATAGAACATTTGATTGGGTGCGTGTACAAAGGCGTGTAAATATTAACAATGACATTAATTTAATTTTGTGTGATGGTGCATGTTGGAAAGTTTGTTTTGTTGAAAGGTTTTCAAATCCCCTCTTGTCTTACCGATGTTTATCTGCAAAACCTGTTTACTACATGCAAGTCAAAGCATAATTGTACCATGCGACAATTATAATTATGTACGTGTGTGTGTATCTACAATAGTATATCATGTTGTtacaataaattatttaatatCACCTTGTATCATAATTTTCATCGCCATAGTCTGCTAAACTTGGTATTACATaaagaatatcaaaatattcattGCAATCATTCTCATGCATAAATGTGCAATTCATATGTGCATTCAAATATGTTTGTGAATATATCATTGACATTTTCCCCCTAAATGTCGAGGAGGATATATACaatgattgtttttaaaagtccCAAGAATCTGAATTGTTTGCGATTATAATTATTGGACAGAAAGGTATAGAATATAATGGAACTTTTATCGGCATTTTTAACTACATGCAAAGGAAATGAAATGTTCCTTTTCTTGAATTCAATGACAATATATGCTGGagtaaaatataaataagtAGACGGACTTTTTTTTCAACAATGTACGCTTGTTATGTTGTACATTTATACAGGGTGATCCAAAACATATGTTACAGTTTaagctgttataaaattttaataccttaagttacaattatgaaatttacaacatataACAAAAAGGATTTAAATTTGTTGTCAATGCATACATTTGTCACAGCTTCCTTATTGATCACCAAAAACTTTCTTCGGAATAACATATGTCATTTTACAACATATGTTCCAAATGACGTCCCTTTGTCTTTAACATTATTTGAACACGATTTCTGAAGTTTTTTACCACAgctttacatgtatcaacagaGATTGATCTTATTTCTCGTGTAATTGCTGTTTTTAAGTCTTCTGTTGTTTGTGGGGAAGGAGAGTACACTCTGTCTTTTAGATGACCCCACAAGAAGAAATCAAGGGGGTTCAGATCGGGGGAGTGCGGTGGCCAAACATTTGCGGTACGATAAGAAATGTATTGATCACCAAACGTGTTGTCAAGCCACTGAAGAACACAACATGCAGTGTGTGGCGTAGCACCGTCCTGTTGAAACCACACATTAtcgaaatttacaacttttcgTCTAAGAGCTGgtagaaattttgatttcattaacTCTAAGTATCGTTCAGAATTTACCGTCACTGCATCGCCTTCGGTGTCTTCGAAGAAAAAAGGGCCAATTATTCCGCTTGAATTTAATGCAGCCCATACAGTAACTTTCTCACAGTTAAGAGGTTTTTCCACATAAAAATTGGGTTTCGCCGAACCCCAGAATCTAAAATTCTGTTTATTGACAACATTATTAAGATGGAAGTGGGCCTCATCGGAAAACCATATGGCATCTGTAAAATTTTCAGAGTCGGGTCTACTTAAAATCCAATGGGCAAGCTCTAAACGACTTCTAATGTCTGTCTCTTTTAAATGCTGCATCACACTTATCTTGTATggaatcaattttaaatcaaatttgagCATTCTATGAATACTAGATTTCCTAACGGTGCCATTCAGTTCATGCAATACCCGTCTAACTGATTTTTGTGGAGTTTCAGTAATAACTCTATCAATGGCATCAATGTTCTCTTTGGTACGGGCACTCCTTGGTCTCCCAATACCAGAATTGCGTCTTGTGTCATTTGTGGTGCATTAACATTCTGTTGAGCATTTTCATTCCAGGATGTTGTTTTCTCATGGTTCTAATGGCTAAAGTAGCAGATTTACACTCATAgtaaagtttgacaatttctgCCAGCTGTTCACATGAAGGTTCCATCTTGAAAATGTGATGacgtcattatgacgtcataattaaCTGACTATTTAACAGAATTTCCCgaaattttgtcaaataaaatttatattaatacACTAGATGTTGACAAAATATCTTTGTAATTGCTTTTGGTTTGGTAAAGTTATAGATGATTAAAAGTGTAACGCATGTTTTTGACACCCTGTATGAGAGCGAGTCGTGGCTTTTGTCATACATTCTTACTTTATGCAGGTTTTATAATTAATTAGTGAGTGTATGTAGATTAAGGTTATACAGCCATCTGTAATACAAATCTAAGTGACAATAATGTCAGTTACCTGTCTGCTGCAGACATCAATGTACTATGTATATAGATACTGGGGAAAAAAAAGAACATAGATGTGCTTGAAACTGCATAAACTTGTGTAAAACAACTTACTTCGTGCTTAATATGCGTCAAGGGTGTAATCTATCGATAATACGTTACAGCTGATGTAACCTGTAGATAATATGTGTAACCTGtcgataatacatgtatcagatgCAACCTGTTGATAATACGTGTAACTGATGTAACCTGTAGACAATACGTGTAACTGATGTAACCTGTAGATAATACGTGTAACTGATGTAACCTGTAGATAATACGTGTAACTGATGTAACCTGTAGATAATACGTGTAACAGATGTAACCTGTAGATAATACGTGTAACAGATGCAACCTGTTGATAATACGTGTAACAGATGTAACCTGTCGATAATACGTGTAACAGATGTAACCTTTCAATAATACGTGTAACTGATGTAACCTGTTGATAATACGTGTAACTGATGTAACCTATCGGTAATGTGTAATTGATGTAagttgttttaaacatatgacATATTATATGTAACTGAGGTAACTATCGATAATACGTGTAACTGATGTAACCTGTAGATAATACGTGTAACTGATGTAATCTGTCAATAATACGTGTAACTGATGTAACCTATCGATAATACGTGTAACAGATGCAACCTGttaatagtacatgtacctgATGTAACCTTGGTAATACGTGTAACTGATGTAACTTgctaataatacatgtaactgatgTAACCTATTAATAATACGTGTAACTGATGTAACCTATTGATAATACGTGTAACTGATGTAACCTGTTGATAATACGTGTAACAGATGTAACCTGTAGATAATACGTATAACTGATGTAACCTATTGATAATACGTGTAACAGATGTAACCTGTAGATAATACGTGTAACAGATGTAACCTGTAGATAATACGTGTAACTGATGTAACCTGTAGATAATACGTGTAACTGATGTAACCTGTTGATAATACGTGTAACTGATGTAACCTGTAGATAATACGTGTAACTGATGTAACCTATTGATAATACGTGTAACTGATGTAACCTGTTGATAATACGTGTAACTGATGTAACCTTGGTAATACGTGTAACTGATGTAACTTgctaataatacatgtaacagatGTAACCTATTGATAATACGTGTAACTGATGTAACCTgtagataatacatgtaacagatGTAACCTATTGATAATATGTGTAACAGATGTAACCTgtagataatacatgtaacagatGTAACCTTTCAATAATACGTGTAACTGATGTAACCTATTGGTAATGTGTAATTGATGTAagttgttttaaacatatgacATATTATATGTAACTGAGGTAACTATCGATAATACGTGTAACTGATATTACAtgtctataatacatgtaactgatgTAACCTGTTAAGAGTACATGTACCTGATGTAACCTTGGTAATACGTGTAACTGATGTAACTTgctaataatacatgtaactgatgTAACCTATTAATAATACGTGTAACTGATGTAACCTATTGATAATACGTGTAACTGATGTAACCTATTGATAATACGTGTAACTGATGTAACCTGTTGATAATACGTGTAACTGATGTAACCTGTTGATAATACGTGTAACTGATGTAACCTATTGATAATACGTGTAACTGATGTAACCTgtagataatacatgtaacagatGTAACCTGTAGATAATACGTGTAACTGATGTAACCTGTAGATAATACGTGTAACTGATGTAACCTGTAGATAATAAGTGATGTGAACTGTCGATATCAATCTGTCACTGATATGTAATCAAGTAATGTGTTTCACTGGTGTAACTCGTAAACACATGCTACTTCTGCCAATAACATGTCATAGATATAAAGTGTAAAATCAGGACGTGCTTATATCATCAGTGTGACTTGATGAAATTTTGAGTCAGTTGTGCGACCTGTGAACACCCTGTGTTTCACTGGCGTGACCACGGAATATCATTCTATGTATAACATGTTAATAGTATGTGTTTCACTAAGATGACCACGGAATATCATTCTATGTATAACATGTTGATAGTATGTGTTTCACTGGCGTGACCACGGAATATCATTCTATTTAACATGTTGATAGTATGTGTTTCACTAAGATGACCACGGAATATCATTCTATGTATAACATGTTGATAGTATGTGTTTCACTGGCGTGACCACGGAATATCATTCTATTTAACATGTTGATAGTATGTGTTTCACTGGCGTGACCACGGAATATCATTCTATTTAACATGTTGATAGTATGTGTTTCACTAAGATGACCACGGAATATCATTCTATTTAACATGTTGATAGTATGTGTTTCACTGGCGTGACCACGGAATATCATTCTATTTAACATGTTGATAGTATGTGTTTCACTGGCGTGACCATCCAATATCATTCTATATGTGtaacatgttttaaaatagtatgTGTCTCACTGGCGTGACCACCGAATATCATTCTATATAACATGTTAACAGTATGTGTTTCACTGGCGTGACCATCCAATATCATTCTATATGTATAACATGTTAATAGTATGTGTCTCACTGGCGTGACCACCGAATATCATTCTATATAACATGTTAACAGTATGTGTTTCACTGGCGTGACCACCCAATatcattctatatgtacattgtataacaTGTTAATTGTGTGTATCGATGTTGTTAACTAAGCATAGAATTACATACCACTATCAAATTGGCAATTACTGGAGTAACCTATTAGTATGTATGTACTCTTATGTATGCCATAAGACATATGTCTTCAGCAATATcgttaataatatataaaaacgcACTAATAAtggaataaatatattttactatcatcaatatttgaaatacagATGTAACTTCAGAATAAGAAAATATCACAGAGTTGGAACAagcaacattaaaaaaaaaccaatagtTACAATAACTCTTCACCACACTCATCATAATCTCACTTACTCTGCAAAAATAACTCAGTCGATCAACACGTTCAAACAGTGACAATGAGAAGTACTCGAGAATATATACTGTACCATTACAGAAATAacacacttacatgtatattgcaatgAATTTCTTAATCAAATCAA
Coding sequences:
- the LOC125660135 gene encoding glioma pathogenesis-related protein 1-like, whose amino-acid sequence is MKDESFVEMWYNEVKDYDFETNTCSAECGHYTQVVWATTEYLGCGERYCPSLGGYLVVCNYAPAGNFPTQPYKNCQPCSRCPDGYKCSDRLCQPP